The Callospermophilus lateralis isolate mCalLat2 chromosome 20, mCalLat2.hap1, whole genome shotgun sequence genome includes the window CCGCCTTATTAATTCAGGACACCCCCCTTATTAGGGATTCTTGATCACTCTGTCAGTGTCCGGGCTGAAATTCATTTTGTCAGTCTAACCTTATGAGGGAAAGTGAAAGGCCAAGGTGGATGGGGCATAGCTTCAAAAAGCAGATCCGAGAAATGATTAAAATGAGACCAACCTTAATGGTTTAAGAAGGAAAAAACCCAATTTATGTCCAGAGATACTTTCATGAGGTACACAACACGGGCTTTGCTTCCTATATAACTGACAAGGTGGGGTACATTGCAAGGGCAATTACATTTCCCTTTTAAAATAATCTCCATCATTCTGATGTCTTTTGACAGCTCCGAGACTCCTTTttggtgtgtgttgggggggcatAGGATTGGCTAAACAGAAATCTACCCGCAAACTCCACCAATCCGTTTGGTTGATCTGGGTGTTTCCAGGATGTCAGATACCACCCTTGCAACTGCTCAGTTACGTGGGTTTCATATTCTTCTGTTTAGGTTTTGGAGTTTGTCATTAGTTTTATGTAAGTTGTCCCTTTCTCCTAAGGGACAAATGAGTTTTGAATTtcctccaattaaaaaaaaaaaactttaaacattttaattttacaaGTGTGTAACAGGGATGGGCATGGGGCAGTTGAAGAGCAGAATCAAAATTTAGCCTGGTGGAAACACAGTTTTGAAGCCCAAAACTATTACAGATCCCAGCATGGAGTGTTTCCTAAAGGAGAGAAAAAATTCAAGACAAGAAGGAAGCCTTCAGTGTCCCTCCCTGCAACTGTGCGTTTGCTCTTTCCCAAGGTGCCTAGTGACCTTCAGCatttgcccttcaatagaagctcCTCCTTCCTCCTGGGTGGAGGGAGAGAAAACTGAGAGCTTGGGGATCCCACGATGGACCCCTTCTTACAGAGCTGCCTGGTGTCAGCAAATACTTCTATGGGTCTTAGTTTTCCTGTCTGTAAGTTGGAAAGGAATAATCCACAACTTACCAAACTTTTTCAGGATTAAATCAAACCCCCATTTTCCTCTGAGATATCAGCGGCTCAATGCTATGCACTTTCTATTAGCACCATCAAGTCTCCGAGGTGTTCTACAATGTAAGAAACCCTTTAGTTCCGCTAACCAGCAAGGATAAAAATCATTAGTTCCCTCACCAGCTCCTTATTTTCACCATGTACCTTAAATTCCCAGTTTAACAGATTGAGAGGAGCTGATTATTGGTGGGGGAGAGGCAACGGAGAAATCATTTCTACCCCAGATTAGATCAAGGCCTGCAGAGGTTCATTTGAGAGTAACAAATCAAATGGTGATTCTAAATCTGAGCTTTAAAGAAACATTTTCTCCCAGATGATTCCTTTTGAAttaaaagaagaattttttttttttttttaaaaggaaagaataaaGTCTATTTGCAAGCAGGGTAACAGTGAAAGAAGTAAGGTGAAGAAAGTAAGGTGAATTTTCAATTGTACTTAGAATTCATCAGAAGGGGTTAAATTCTCCTTTTCAGTGAACAGAAAGGCAGAAAGTGGTTTTGCCCAGAAAAGTGTGAGAAGTACAAAATGCTTCCCCCCCACCCCATGATGAAAACaggaatgaagaaaagaaaatgctttgaaaaatgaaaagagatAGAGAGCAAACATCAAGCAAAGGGGGTAACCGTGGTGTTGTtagcaaatgaatgaatgaatgaatacatatGCAAAATGACAGAAAATATGATTTTGGTATTGTTTGCAAAAGAATTAAAGACAATTCTTTTTTGCCAGTCACAGAGCTCTAAGTAGAAACACTGATGatcatgcattttttaaaattcatggcATTAATTTGATTTGTCATTAATTAGATGAGCAAATTAGGGAATGCCTGTTTTAGGGAAATGTTCCGAAAATAACCTTGTAAAATCAGGTTAGAGACACACTGTATGCCCTCAGAGCAACGGGGAGTAAGAGGGAAAATGTGAAATTAGAATGTGATCTGTAATAGCCACTTCACTGGTAAAGGTGATGGCACCTCCATTATCAATCAGGACCTAGTCTGATGTCTAATTTCACTGCCTGTCTAActgatcaaattaaattaaatacaaatgagGAAATACTCGGCTAGGGGGAAAAAGAGATATGCCATCTTGCTTTCTATTGAGTGAAATCTGAGCCATTATCAAGGGCAGGgggcaaaaaaaaattcaatactttttcaaagtaaaaaaataaaaataaaataaacaacaagaacaaaaatttTCCCAACTGACCTGGCAAAGAATATCGTTGGCAAAAACATTTGGAATTCCTTGAGCTTGCTATGTACTCAGAATGGAGCATGGCTGAACTGTTTTACTTCAGTTATTTCGCCAAAGTTTCCATGCCCATTCTGTGCCAGGTTCCAATCCTTGCTTTGTGGGTAAATGGTGCCTCCTCCCGACAGCTGCAAGCTGCTGTGGGTCTCATTTTCAGTGCTGCTTGCTTTCACCGCTTTCGGATGTAGCAGAGATGTTGATAGATGGTTTACTACTCTGCAGATGTTTGAAAACAAGACTCACCCAACAGGAAATGCTTCCTGGTTGCATCTAAAGCATCTCCACTTCTGTTTCCCACATGTACTTGGCAGTACCAGCAAGGCAGACAGTTCCCTGGTCCTCTGCACTAGCCTTTGTGCTGAAAGTCATCCTGAGTCAACAGGAATTGAAGGTGTGCTGCATTTTTAAAGCAGGGGCAGCACAGGTTGTTCAGAACTGAGGAGCCCTGCACGGGAGTCtaccaggctgctgggcctgaagCAATCAGTGGGGTACAGAGTTCTCAAAGGGCAGGAGGACCTGACCTGGATCAGTGGCAAACCCTCCTTGGGCCTCAGTTTTTCTTATCAACAGACGAAGACTGTGGGAAAGGATGCTTCTAGCTCAGGTACTCACTGTTTTCCTGTTGCAGCTTGCTTGTTTCAGCATCTGAAGTTCCCTCCCTCTTTTAGAAATGTAAAGAAATGACTCCCTCTTACCCCCAACCCCagtgctaggattgaacccatggcctggtgcatgctaggcaaatgcatgaccactgagctacacccccagcttcctaatatttatatgtattttttaaataattcacaAAACAGAGAACTTGACGAAGACCCAAGGCTCTCAGCCCGCCTCATCTGGACTTTCTTTCTGCCCCCTTGTCCTTTCTCTGGCCCCTCTGGCACCTGCTTCATCTTGGTCCCTTTTGACAGTCTCATCACTCCTGATGTGACAGTGTGTCCGTGTCAGAGCTGCCATCTGGGATAGCCTTTCTTTATGTCTGTGCCTCGTCCATTTCAATTTTCAAATGGCTCTTTTGTCCTCTACCTATACTTTCACATTCCCTCCCCGTCTCCTCCCTTCCTggccttcctcctaaacctagctCCTGTTCTCAGCTTCACACTGGCGTTTCCCGGGTGATCTTGACACACTCAACTCTGCCCAACTATATATTGTGTATTATGATTCGGATGAAAAATGTCCACCGTACAGAAGTTGCTCTGTTTTCTCTCCATCATTTACTTGTCTCAGCAGATATTGCCACACTGATTCACAGATTCATGTGAGTCTAAGCATATAGATGGCTGTTAAGAGGGATACAGAAATACACTAGAAAGAGTCCGTGGCTCCATGCTTCACACATGGATGGACAATGTGGATACTGTAAAAAATAAATCAGGTCTTAACCCTTACAGAAAAGGAATGACAAATCCAAAGTatccgtgtgtgtgtgcgtgtgtgtgtgtgtgtgtgtgtgtgtgtgtgtgtgtgtgagagagagagagagagagagagagagagagagagagagagacattgttTAGGTATGCATGGGATATAGTAATACAGCTTCTTTCTTTAATATGAACACCCTCCCATTTGATTCTGGtcagtaatatttaaaatatagaaacacTTCTCCTTAGAATATCTGAATTAAAATAGTTATTTCTTCCTGTAcaaaaagaattcaaaacattTTAGGGCCTAGCTTTTTAAGAGACATCGTGTGACAGCTGATTTATTTCATTCGTTGTTTCAGGGATGTGAAAAATATATCATTACCACTGTGGCTGGTAAGAACTATAAACGATACGTTATTGCAAGTGTTCTAAAAAAATCAGAACAAAACTAATTTATTATAGTTCTGTCTTCATTTGTACACCACAGGTTGGTGAGTTCAACACAACAAAATTATCTCTTCTTTTAAAAGTGTCTACTAAAGATAAAAAGAATAAGGTAACAATTAACATGTAGTTTGTTACATTAAAAAATCTGATATACATATTTCTATTGCCTGTTAGCTTTTTCTAAGCCTCTTTaactattacaaaaaaaaaaaaagaggaaaaatgaaagaGAAGTGGTCGTTGAAAGGCAAACATTCAATTCAGTTGATACAACATTACAGTACAGTCAACTAAAGTCATTCAAGGAAGGTAGCCAGTCTAGTCAGCTTCTtgggttaaagtctgtaaaccagATTGCTACAAAAGGTTCGATGCTGCTTCAAAACTGTATATTAATTACCTTTTTTTTGGAGGATGCGGAACTTCCTACTGATGGCTTCAGAAGAAGGGGTCATGCTATTGGTCAAAGCACAGGGGAACCCCGACCTGTCATTAATCATTTTATTGAGCACTATAGTTAGGATAGCATTATTGAGTTTAGcacaacaactaaaataaaataataataataataataataatataataataataatcataataatgataagaataaaaaccaaacacaaactGGAAGCCTAGAGTTGCTGCCAGCCGTGTGGAACCCTTGCGATACGCTATActaaaaaaatttgaaatatcCACCTGTCCTCTCCACTCTGCCACAAACTAGCAAAGTCAAAAATACAAAAGTCTTCAACTGGTTACTTTTGCAGAATAAAGCAAAAACGTCTTTGTGCTCCTTACTACCAGAAGCAAAATATCCACTGAGTTACCACATGTAGTAGCTTCTGGATGTGTCGACCTGGGTTGGCTTGGCCTCTGCCGAACCATCCTTGTCTTTCTCGCTGTCACCTTCCCAGAGGTTAATGAGTGGTGGGTACAGCTCGTTCAGGGGGATGGAAGAGGTTTTTTGCATATACTTTTTTAGGGAATGGTGGTAGTTTTTCCTCTTAAATCTCTTGGCAATGTACACAGCCATGGATGCGAGGCTAATGACGGCGAACATGGACCCCATGACCGCGGCGAGGGCTGTGCTGGTTTCTTGGTCAGAGATGTCCAGGGCAAAGGCAGCAGTTTTGGTTGTGACGTTGACGCATGACTTTTGAGTCTGCTGGTGAATGTTGGACACGGTGAGGCATACTTCGTAATCGGTGGAAGGCTGCAGATGGGTCAGGTTGTATTCATGAACGTCTACTGGGACCCTGGCCGTGTATGTGATGTGGGGGTTGTCGATCTTCATGGTGGCCGATGACCATTTTAAATTTGATGTCATGACATTGGAGTTGACCTTCCAAGACACTAAGATGGAATGAGATTCCGTCTGCTTgacatagattttcagcacctgggtACCATCCAGAAGGGTTCCGTTGACCTTGATGGTGGCCACCCGAGTGTCTGCCCCTTGGACATTCTGGGCAACACACGTGTATCTTCCTGAGTCTTCGATCTGTATATTAGCTATTTCCAAGGTACCTTCACTGCTTAGCTTGTATTTTTCCGAAAGGGTATCCACCGTTATTTTATTTCCAATGGGAGTGACCCAGTAAATTTCAGGTTCTGGCTCAGCCATGGCCCGGCAGTCTAGAAAAACTGTAGTGCCAATCTCCATGTTTAAATGATTTGGGAATGTGTCGTGAGAGATCATTGGCAGGCACTGTTCACTTGAATCCTGGATTAAAACTTCCTTCACCTGCTGCCCTCTGTATTCGGGGGGCATGGCACAGAACATGGATAAAGGCTCCATGAAGCGGATGTTGGTTTTGTTGGAGTTAATCCAGTGGATGACACAGTCACACCTCAAGGGATTGCTGTGGATACTGATCTCCCGCAGATTGGGAAGGGACTCTACCGTCTTTTGGTAAACGGCATTCAAAGCATTGTTGTTCAGCATCAAGCTTTCCAGGGCGGGAACGCTCCGGAAAGCCAAGCGGTGGATGTAAGACAATTTGGGGTTATTGGTGGCTTCTAGCTTTGTGAGTTCTGGTAGGTTATCCAGGGCATAGCGGTCCACGGAAACAAGTTCCCCCATATTGTTTATCCCTAGTTCTTTTAACCGGAGCATGTTTTTGAAGTCCCCTTCTTGGATTTTGTGGATGGGATTTTTGTTGAGGTCTAAGAATTTCAAATTGGGGACTTTTTGCAGGGCGAGTTGAGGGACTTTGACCAGTTTGTTATCATAAAAAGACAGGCTCTCAAGGCTATCCAGGCCCACCAAGGCATTTCCAGGGATATCCGTGAGATACATGCCTGCCAAAACTAAGCTTCTCAAGTTTGAGAGGGGTTTAAAGTTCATATCCAAAATTCCAATCACAGGGTTCTCCCCAATCATCAGAATTTCCAGGTTAGGTGTCGAATCAAACCAGCGACTATCAATGACCTTCAACTTGTTGGAATTCAGGTGGAGCCTTAGAAGATTTTTTAAGCCTGCAAAGGCGTTAGCAGAGATAGTGCTGATCTGGTTGTGGTTGATGTAGAGTTCCTGGAGGTTGCTGAGGTCTTGCAGACAGTAATcagtcatctctgtgatctgattTTCCTCCAAATGCAGAGTAGTGAGCTGAGTCAAGTTCGCCAGCCCTACCTCCTTAATATTGGTAAAGTTATTTTGGGAGAAATCTAGCTCAGTCAAGTTGAACAGCTGTTGAAGCTCATCTACCGTCTTCGCGATGTTATTGCTCTGTAAGAGAAGCACTTGCGTGTCACTAGAAAGGTTGCTAGGAATCCTCGTGAGGCGGAGATCATTACAGTCGACGGTGGTGGCTTCTCTGTAGGTGGACTGCGGGGTAAACCAGGGACGAATTTCACAGACGCAGAGTTGTGGACACTCACTATTCTGTATGGAAGACTCCGTGAAGGAGGTCACTAGCAAGCCCAGCACCAGTTGGCAAGCGGCTGCTACCAGGCTCACCCCAGCCATGCTGGCTTGCAGAACAAGCTCAAGTCTCAGCCCTGGGGAGTGAGTTTTAACAAAATGGGAACTCTATCTGTCAACACGGAGCAGAAAATGTAAACATTCGAGCAGTCTCGGTTGAGATGTACAGAATGCCAGAGTCCAAAGGGATGATGTTCTGGACTTTTCAAAAGGCAGAAAGCAACTTGGAGTCTTTCAGCTGTGTCTCTCGATTCCAGGCATGCGCACAGCTTCTCATCCGAGTGACCTCAGCCAAGAGTCTGGAACTGTGTCTGAAAAGTAGATTAGGAAAGGTGTTATGCTTGTTCCACTACTTTCTGCATTAGAGCCTTCCTTTTATTTACTAAAAAGGCATAGTCACTTACAATTATAATAAGAAGAAATGTTTAAATGCATTCAAATAGGCAAATAAGCTTTAAAACATCAGGATACTCACTATATCCCTCTTACTATACTAAAAGCAGTTAATGTTCCTTCACTTTTACAATCGGGAGTGCATGCACTACTGGACCAAAttgttaaacacacacacacacacacacacacacacactgattcAGAATACCTAGAAAAGCTTGTAGAtgtcatttcttttaaaataaaagatgactttagaaattgtatatatttagggCTCTAAAAAGCAAAAAAGGTCATCCCTACTAAAAGCAAAATACAAATGGCAGTTTATTAGAGACTCGGtgcattaataatttttaattatttacagCTTACTTAATACCTCATTTGTTTCCAGAAATTTTCGTTTTTAAGTGGTACATTCTGTGGAAAGGCACCAGCCAAAGCTTTTCtagatcaatttatttatttatttatttttaaagagagagagagagaattttttaatatttattttttagcttttggcagacacaacatctttgtttatatgtggtgctgaggatcgaacccgggccacacgcatgccaggcgagcgcgctaccgcttgagccacatccccagcccagagatcaatttatttttatgcaaaaaGTTAACTTAACACAACTATGAAAGGAAGatactaggtttttttttttttttaacattctaaTAGTCACATCTGATAGTGACTGAGTAAATAAAAAGAACTCTATGATCCCATACCACTAGTCTTCATTAAAAACACAAATATTGAGCCAagggtggtggtgcatgcttgaaatcccagtggctcagaaagcTTGAGGCCAGCTTCTGCAATTTATCAAGATACTATCTGAAAATCAGAACATAATAAAAAagggggggctggagatgtagttcagtggtagagcagacgtgggttcaatccccagaccaccctatgcaaaaacaaacaaaaaacaaaaaatcttcCACAAATATTCCATTTATACATAAAAATACTATCTCAGATGCACAGTTTCATTAATCTCATGAAAATGTCACTGGCCATATGATATCTGTGGACCATGAATACATTCCTCAATCTCTTGAAGTCTCAGTTTCTTCAATTTATACAATAGGGTTGATCATAAAAGTACCTCTCTCATAGGATCACTGAGAGAATTAAAGAATCTATGTCAAGCTTTTAGCACAGTGACTGGCACATAGTAACTGCTCATTGAAGTTAACTACATTCATTATTTATTACCATATTATTGTATCTTATCCATTTTGGTTTTAGGTAAGTAGCAATTGTTAGAGGAGAAGTAACAGAAGAAAAGCCAAGGACACATGATCTATTGACCATCATCTATAGGTTTTAATAAGATCTTCTGAGATCAGATATATATGCTAACTGGCTTATAAAGATATCATTACTGGTTGATGGTTCCAGTTTTCTGGATTCCTTTCAGGTATAAAAGGCTATTATGGATTTCGTGTTAGTCTTGCTTTCCTAAGATTTGGCCCATTACTTGCTAATTATTAAAAGAGGGTTATATATGTTTCCTTATACTTCTCTTCTCATAATCAACCTCAGCTTTGAGTACTGAGGGAATTTCAGTGACTAGTGGTTTTTAGAAATTCAATAAGACAGTGCATATAAGGTGCTTCAAGCCTGGTGTTCAACACATAGTGGACTCTCACTTCACGTTAGCACTTCATGTTATATTGGTTTACTTTTAAAATCATAGTTATTCTTGTGATTGTCCAAAAAGTGTAATGATACAAAGAGTTAGTACTGAAAGATATATCCTACAAACTTTTTGTTGCTTTATGGAATATAGAAACCATGTTCCTGGTCTCACAAGATAAAATCACTCAATCCGGGTTCTGGCAAGTGTGAGGAAAGATGAACGTTTAGCAGGATGCTGGAAGCCTGCTGATCTCTGGGAAAGAAATGCATTTGGCATCCCTGTCCCCCCCACCATCTCACCCCAAATACTTTGCCATTTATTGTGCATTTGCAAAACTTCTCAATATACAACTACCCAATTCTGACTTGTATGGGAAAATGCTACAAAATGAAAATATACCTCAGAGAATAACATTTTCCAAATATCATTAACTCCAAAAATTTATTCCACTCTTGTTTCCATAATACAAAAGAAGGTGCTTAAGACACATAGACCAGTGGAACAGAAAACCTAGAAATAAACCCTTCCGTATATTGATCGTTGTTAAGATTATGTTTGACAAGGCTGCCAAGACGACAGAATGGGGAAAGGACAGTCTTTTCAATCAACTCTGTTGGGAAAACTGTACATTCACATGCAGAAGGATGAAAGGGACCTGTAACTTACATATAAAAACTAACTCAAGATGCATTAAAGACCTAAAAATCCTGAAAGAAAACATAAGAGAAGAACACCACGACATTGGATTTGGCAAAGATATTTTGGACATGAGATCAAAAACAGGAACAacaaaaaaagccaacaaatggGCTAATTTCAAACTTAGGACTATGTCTGCATAACAAAGTGAGACATAGTCCTAAGTGAAAGATGTTTTCAAATCATGTATCTGGCAAGGAGATGATAGTCAAGATATATTGGGATGTCTTATAATTCAATAGCAACAAAATAACGTAAATAAAAATGGGTGAAGGACTTTAAAATAATTCgcaaagaagatacacaaatgatcaataagcatataaaaaatgttcaacgttGCCAGTTATAAGAGAAATGCATGGCCTAagaatggtagcacatgcctataatcccagcaactcactgaggcaggaggactataaattgaaggtcagcctgggcagcctgtctcaaaatttatattaaaaaaaaattaaatggttgagtttatatctcagtggtaaagtgcccctgagttcaatcccatatcaaaggagagagagaaatgcacattaaaaaaaaaaaaaaaaaacctcagtgaGTTATCATCTTATATCAGAATGGCCACCAtcataagaataaaaaatttaataaatgttggcaaggatagaGAAATTGGAACCCGTGTGCAGTGTTCTGCACGTGAAATGGTGAAACTATTCTGGTAAAAaatatggaggtttctcaaaaaaaatcaccatatgatccagcaatcccacttttGGTTATATATCCAAAGTAATTCAAGGCAAGACTCCAAAGTGAGATTCACCACCCGCCATGTTCATTGCAATGTTATTCACAAGAACCATGAGGGGGAAAGCCACCCAGACTTCCATccctagatgaatggataaagaaaatgtggtatatagagTTGGCCCTCAGTATCCATGGGGATACCCAAATCTGCAGATCCCACTAACTGTGGGTGAAGAcactcaggcaaaaaaaaaaaaaaaaatcatgtctatAGGACACATGTATAGATGTTGTTTTCTTGTAATTAACattacagtataacaactatttacagaaATTTTATATTGCATTAGGAAGTACGAGTAATCTAAAGATGACTTACAAGTATACAGGAAGATGTGCATAGATTATATGCAAACATTGCGCCATTTTATATTTGTGGATTTTAGTATCTGAGAGGGTGTCTGTAAGAAACAATTTCATCAAGATACTGACGGACAAATACATATATTAAGTATACatagtatatattatatttattatattatgcacacacacatttttaagaaagaaggaaatcttgTTGTGTGCTAGCTATGATATGGATGAATCTTGAGGACATTATGAAATAAGCTGGTCACAGCAGGACATATACTGTACAATTCCATTCTCACAAAGGATCTAAAGTTGTCAAAATCATACAAAGTAAATAAGAATTGAGGTTGCCAAGAGTTGAGGGGAGAGGGAATTACTGTCTAATGGGTatagagttttcagttttgaaaGGTGAAAAAGTTCTAGACATCTGCTGCACAGAATACACTTAACATAATTGAATTACAAACTTAAAAATCAGAGATGGTGAAATTAAtatcatgcattttttttaactgCAGTAAAAAGGTAAATCCATTATGATTCAGGCCAACGTTTATCACCCATACAAATTAACTATACTAAATActgcaacaaataaaaaatggctggcattgatttttttttaaaaaagtaaaatggcTTTTTTCGAGGGCTGACTGGCTAAATCTGTCCAAAGTGAAAATAAAATGTCCTGCTAATTAGCAGAATGATGTTCCACAAACAAGTCTGGCAGTTTAAAGAAACAATCCCTTCAATAACAAACCATGGTTTTAAAGGCCCAGAATTGGCAAGGGACACATTTCAAAAGAGGCCCACAATTATACAATTACATTAGATGCTTCTCTTTTTTCCCAGCCAGATATGTTTGGGACACTCGGCTCTGAATATAAAATTTCCAAAGGAGAGGGAATGCGTGCTCACCACCATTAATGAACTTGGCTCTCACTCTGGCTTTCCCCACAGACTCCTTTCAGATGGGGTGTTAGTTTAACAAAATGACGACACTTGATAGGACTTCAGGCTGGGGTCTGTGTGCATGAAGTTCTTATGGAGTTGGGCAAAAAGAAATATGCACTTATAATGACATGATGATTTTGTGGATTCTtgttaccattaaaaaaaaaaaaatcaggcagcTCTGGGATTGCAGAATAAACTCTCCCAGAGGAAACAGTTTGGTGATCTGAATCCAAACTCTGATTTATTGGATGGGTTATCTTGTGCAAACTACTTAAATTCTTTGCATCTCATTTTCCATAGCTAAAAATAAGGCCAATTATACCTTCTTAATCCATGAAAATTATGATAATAAAAGCAACCTATGTGAAAGTAATCAGCC containing:
- the Lrrn1 gene encoding leucine-rich repeat neuronal protein 1, with product MAGVSLVAAACQLVLGLLVTSFTESSIQNSECPQLCVCEIRPWFTPQSTYREATTVDCNDLRLTRIPSNLSSDTQVLLLQSNNIAKTVDELQQLFNLTELDFSQNNFTNIKEVGLANLTQLTTLHLEENQITEMTDYCLQDLSNLQELYINHNQISTISANAFAGLKNLLRLHLNSNKLKVIDSRWFDSTPNLEILMIGENPVIGILDMNFKPLSNLRSLVLAGMYLTDIPGNALVGLDSLESLSFYDNKLVKVPQLALQKVPNLKFLDLNKNPIHKIQEGDFKNMLRLKELGINNMGELVSVDRYALDNLPELTKLEATNNPKLSYIHRLAFRSVPALESLMLNNNALNAVYQKTVESLPNLREISIHSNPLRCDCVIHWINSNKTNIRFMEPLSMFCAMPPEYRGQQVKEVLIQDSSEQCLPMISHDTFPNHLNMEIGTTVFLDCRAMAEPEPEIYWVTPIGNKITVDTLSEKYKLSSEGTLEIANIQIEDSGRYTCVAQNVQGADTRVATIKVNGTLLDGTQVLKIYVKQTESHSILVSWKVNSNVMTSNLKWSSATMKIDNPHITYTARVPVDVHEYNLTHLQPSTDYEVCLTVSNIHQQTQKSCVNVTTKTAAFALDISDQETSTALAAVMGSMFAVISLASMAVYIAKRFKRKNYHHSLKKYMQKTSSIPLNELYPPLINLWEGDSEKDKDGSAEAKPTQVDTSRSYYMW